In Tenebrio molitor chromosome 8, icTenMoli1.1, whole genome shotgun sequence, a genomic segment contains:
- the LOC138137216 gene encoding pseudouridylate synthase TRUB2, mitochondrial has translation MLVKDASLIWDSLRSVICVYKPANVTCQRVRETIITAVCTGLNEMECRPPIDYVSIEGDPSKKLSVTVKPNLADHPSVVGPRYQNQDYACSWSNYLGFNSSGVLLLGLRKGTKTAKLIRENRPTRSYRVSGRLGEATENGFKNEKVVERSTWTHIRPHHLNNLLSVMQASHQKEMFKSCGVDIQSESAYELASQGPIRPANSKVPVLYGIKCVAFEPPDFTIELQCVNEYETYLRCLIHEIGVKLHSTAHCTGIQCIRHSYFTLDNALLRKHWTLQHIVTNMEECIRIMDQHENILKQKTALLQ, from the exons ATGTTAGTAAAAGACGCCTCCCTTATTTGGGACAGCCTTAGGTCCGTAATTTGCGTATATAAGCCGGCAAATGTGACTTGCCAGCGCGTCCGTGAAACAATAATTACTGCAGTGTGTACAG GTTTGAACGAGATGGAGTGTCGCCCCCCAATCGACTACGTCAGTATCGAGGGAGACCCCTCGAAGAAATTATCTGTCACAGTGAAACCTAACCTCGCCGACCACCCTTCGGTCGTGGGGCCCCGTTACCAAAACCAAGATTATGCGTGCAGTTGGTCAAATTACTTAGGTTTCAACAGTAGCGGCGTACTTT TATTAGGATTGAGGAAAGGAACAAAAACTGCCAAACTCATTAGGGAGAATCGTCCGACTAGGAGTTACAGAGTGAGTGGGCGCCTGGGCGAAGCCACCGAGAACGGTTTCAAAAACGAGAAAGTCGTGGAGCGGAGCACCTGGACCCACATAAGACCCCATCACTTGAACAATCTCCTATCAGTGATGCAAGCATCCCACCAGAAGGAAATGTTCaa GTCGTGTGGTGTCGACATTCAGTCAGAGAGCGCGTACGAACTGGCGTCCCAAGGTCCGATTCGCCCCGCCAATTCCAAAGTTCCAGTTCTCTACGGCATCAAATGCGTCGCGTTTGAACCTCCGGACTTCACAATCG AGTTGCAGTGCGTGAACGAGTACGAGACTTACCTCAGATGCTTGATACACGAGATCGGAGTAAAATTACACTCGACTGCGCACTGTACCGGCATCCAGTGCATCAGACACAGTTATTTTACTTTAGATAATGCTCTGTTGAGGAAACACTGGACTCTGCAACACATCGTTACGAATATGGAGGAGTGCATCAGGATTATGGACCAACATGAGAATATTCTCAAACAAAAAACTGCTCTTTTGCAATGA